A window of Cellulomonas fimi contains these coding sequences:
- a CDS encoding general stress protein, with protein MSFTGPRVPRTPTPPQGETVASYATYLEAQRAVDHLADKAFAVQLVTIVGTDLRMVERVTGRLSYPRVALGGFVSGAWFGLFVGLLLSLFTAPGSSSPFIPAILIGGAFGLLFSVITYSFSRGRRDFTSSSQIVASSYAVLCQTEQAHKARELLREVGGVQSGWPARPAVTPPTPVSDPAASYPPPAPSTAPPAASPSVPPVAPPAPQTPDPQPPTPPAGDADGR; from the coding sequence ATGTCGTTCACGGGTCCGCGCGTCCCCCGCACCCCCACGCCGCCGCAGGGCGAGACGGTCGCGTCGTACGCGACCTACCTGGAGGCGCAGCGTGCCGTCGACCACCTGGCCGACAAGGCGTTCGCCGTGCAGCTCGTGACGATCGTCGGCACCGACCTGCGCATGGTCGAGCGCGTCACCGGGCGGCTGTCCTACCCGCGCGTCGCGCTGGGCGGGTTCGTGTCCGGCGCCTGGTTCGGCCTGTTCGTCGGCCTGCTGCTGTCGCTGTTCACCGCGCCGGGGTCGAGCAGCCCGTTCATCCCCGCGATCCTCATCGGCGGCGCGTTCGGTCTGCTGTTCTCCGTCATCACGTACTCGTTCTCGCGCGGGCGCCGCGACTTCACGTCGTCGAGCCAGATCGTCGCGTCGTCCTACGCGGTGCTGTGCCAGACGGAGCAGGCGCACAAGGCCCGGGAGCTGCTGCGCGAGGTCGGCGGCGTCCAGTCCGGCTGGCCCGCGCGCCCCGCGGTGACCCCGCCGACGCCGGTGTCCGACCCGGCGGCGTCCTACCCGCCGCCGGCGCCGTCGACGGCCCCGCCCGCCGCGTCGCCGAGCGTGCCGCCCGTCGCGCCGCCCGCACCGCAGACGCCGGACCCGCAGCCGCCGACGCCCCCCGCGGGCGACGCCGACGGCCGCTGA